The following proteins come from a genomic window of Neptunomonas concharum:
- a CDS encoding DUF3622 domain-containing protein yields the protein MTAGKKYSFSVEKNDAEWAVSILRRASSRKTVVSKRQAGFASEEEATAWGESELKSFQQQQAERNKRKAKDRN from the coding sequence ATGACGGCAGGTAAAAAATATAGTTTCAGCGTCGAGAAAAACGACGCTGAGTGGGCAGTATCAATTCTGCGCCGCGCAAGTTCCAGAAAAACTGTCGTTTCCAAGCGCCAGGCAGGTTTTGCCAGCGAAGAAGAAGCAACAGCATGGGGTGAGAGCGAATTAAAAAGCTTCCAACAGCAACAGGCTGAGCGCAATAAGCGTAAAGCAAAAGATCGCAACTAA